Proteins found in one Corynebacterium canis genomic segment:
- the rpsF gene encoding 30S ribosomal protein S6 — protein MRQYEIMIILDPNQDERTVAPSLDKFLDVVRKENGAVEKVDIWPKRKLSYPINKQEEGIYAVVDLKCESATVLELDRLLNLSDTVLRTKVLRSDR, from the coding sequence GTGCGTCAATACGAAATCATGATCATCCTTGATCCGAATCAGGATGAACGCACTGTTGCCCCGTCCCTAGACAAGTTCCTCGATGTTGTTCGCAAGGAAAACGGCGCCGTGGAAAAGGTTGATATTTGGCCGAAGCGCAAGCTCAGCTACCCTATCAACAAGCAAGAAGAAGGCATTTACGCTGTCGTCGACCTCAAGTGCGAGTCCGCTACGGTGCTCGAACTTGATCGTCTGCTGAACCTCAGCGATACCGTTCTTCGTACCAAGGTTCTGCGCAGCGACCGCTAA